One genomic window of Cellulophaga sp. Hel_I_12 includes the following:
- a CDS encoding PAS domain-containing sensor histidine kinase: MNLSLEPFFNNSIHLLCIAGFDGYFKKVNPAFVSLLGYSVEELMSKKISDFIFEDDRDLTNGFRESLMSGTPLVNFENRYISKCGKIIWLNWTSIPLTNEQLIYALAKDISYRKELEGERAAEFVKLDKKNENLKTLNYKTSHDLRSPINNILALSNLLDLDSMVDKENVKILELIKVSAEGLKKSLDDYIDHLKHADTLEIQEQELSFEEVLGDVQKTISTLIESARAEFTLDFAALETISFNRPYLESIFLNFISNSIKYAKPNSVPKIKITSKVEGGRKKLIYTDAGLGFDMNRVGDKIFEVNYGFHNNKESKGVGLYLVRNHVHKLGGTISVKSDVNVGTTFTITFK, translated from the coding sequence ATGAATTTGAGTTTAGAACCTTTCTTTAATAATTCAATTCACTTGCTTTGTATAGCGGGCTTTGATGGCTATTTTAAAAAAGTAAACCCAGCTTTTGTGAGCCTTTTAGGCTATTCGGTAGAAGAACTAATGTCTAAAAAAATAAGTGATTTTATTTTTGAAGATGATAGAGATTTAACCAATGGTTTTAGAGAAAGTCTTATGAGTGGAACGCCACTCGTAAATTTTGAAAACAGGTATATTAGTAAATGCGGAAAAATTATTTGGCTCAATTGGACCTCTATTCCTTTAACCAACGAACAACTCATTTACGCCTTAGCCAAAGATATTAGCTATAGAAAAGAACTTGAAGGAGAACGCGCTGCGGAATTTGTAAAGTTGGATAAAAAAAATGAAAACTTAAAAACCTTAAACTATAAAACTTCACACGATTTACGATCTCCGATAAATAATATTTTGGCTCTGAGCAATTTATTAGATTTGGATAGTATGGTAGATAAAGAGAATGTAAAAATCCTTGAACTTATTAAGGTATCAGCGGAAGGTTTAAAGAAATCTTTGGACGACTATATTGATCATTTGAAACATGCCGATACCTTAGAGATACAAGAACAAGAACTTAGTTTTGAGGAGGTGCTTGGGGATGTTCAAAAAACAATAAGTACATTGATAGAATCCGCACGCGCTGAGTTTACCCTCGATTTTGCAGCACTCGAAACAATTTCTTTTAATCGCCCTTATTTGGAAAGTATTTTTTTGAATTTTATAAGCAATTCTATCAAGTATGCCAAACCTAACAGTGTTCCAAAAATAAAAATTACTTCAAAAGTTGAAGGAGGTAGAAAAAAATTAATTTATACCGATGCCGGTCTAGGCTTTGATATGAATCGTGTAGGAGACAAAATATTTGAAGTGAATTATGGGTTTCATAATAACAAAGAAAGCAAAGGTGTTGGCTTATACCTGGTACGCAATCACGTTCATAAACTAGGCGGTACTATTTCGGTAAAAAGTGACGTAAATGTAGGAACTACATTTACGATTACCTTTAAATAA
- a CDS encoding bifunctional 5,10-methylenetetrahydrofolate dehydrogenase/5,10-methenyltetrahydrofolate cyclohydrolase: MQLLDGKKVSNEIKEEIAAQVAKMRERGEKVPHLAAILVGNDGASLTYVGSKVRSCERVGFESTLVKMPSTTSELELLNKIKELNEDDHIDGFIVQLPLPPQIDTQKVLLAVDPDKDVDGFHPMNFGKMALDMSTFIPATPFGILELLERYNVDTKGKHTVVIGRSHIVGRPMSILMGRKGWPGNSTVTLTHSHTKNITQITSQADIIISALGVPNFLKAEMVKDDAVVIDVGITRVADDTKEKGYYITGDVDFEAVSKKASFITPVPGGVGPMTIAMLLKNTLLARERHRGRK, translated from the coding sequence ATGCAACTACTAGACGGTAAAAAAGTATCTAACGAAATTAAAGAAGAAATTGCAGCACAAGTAGCAAAGATGCGTGAACGAGGAGAAAAAGTACCTCATTTAGCGGCTATCCTTGTGGGTAATGATGGTGCAAGTTTAACGTATGTAGGGAGTAAAGTACGGTCATGTGAACGGGTGGGTTTTGAGTCTACCTTGGTTAAAATGCCGAGCACTACCTCTGAATTAGAACTTTTAAATAAAATAAAGGAACTCAATGAAGATGACCATATCGATGGTTTTATAGTTCAATTACCTTTACCTCCGCAAATTGATACGCAAAAAGTATTACTGGCTGTAGATCCGGACAAGGATGTGGATGGTTTTCACCCTATGAATTTTGGGAAAATGGCATTAGACATGAGTACTTTTATACCAGCAACTCCCTTTGGAATTTTAGAGCTTTTAGAACGTTACAATGTAGATACAAAGGGTAAACATACCGTAGTTATTGGTCGTAGTCATATTGTAGGCAGACCCATGAGTATTTTAATGGGTCGAAAAGGTTGGCCTGGTAATTCAACGGTTACGTTAACTCACAGCCACACTAAAAACATTACACAAATAACCTCGCAGGCAGATATCATCATATCGGCATTAGGGGTGCCCAATTTTTTAAAAGCGGAAATGGTAAAAGATGACGCTGTTGTGATTGACGTAGGGATTACTAGGGTAGCAGACGATACAAAAGAAAAAGGCTATTATATTACAGGTGATGTAGATTTTGAAGCGGTAAGTAAAAAAGCGTCATTTATTACCCCTGTTCCAGGTGGTGTGGGCCCAATGACCATTGCAATGTTATTAAAAAATACTTTATTAGCTAGAGAACGCCATAGAGGTAGAAAATAA
- the ffh gene encoding signal recognition particle protein, with protein MFDNLSEKLDKALHVLKGHGQITEINVAETLKEVRRALLDADVNFKIAKQFTNTVKDKALGQNVLSSLQPGQLMVKLVKDELTSLMGGEAEGINLSANPSVILMSGLQGSGKTTFSGKLANFLKTKKSKKPLLVACDVYRPAAVDQLHVVGDQIGVEVFSDRGNTDPVAISKAGIAYAKANGHNVVIIDTAGRLAVDEQMMKEIADVHKAIQPQETLFVVDAMTGQDAVNTAKAFNDILNFDGVILTKLDGDTRGGAAISIKSVVNKPIKFIGTGEKMDAIDVFYPSRMAERILGMGDVVSLVERAQEQFDEEESRKLQKKIAKNQFGFDDFLSQIQQIKKMGSIKDLMGMIPGAGKALKGLDVDDDAFKHVEAIIHSMTPVERSTPSKLDASRKKRIAKGSGRNIQEVNQLLKQFDQMSKMMKMMQGGGGKKMMQMMGAMKGMK; from the coding sequence ATGTTTGATAATTTAAGCGAAAAGCTAGATAAAGCTCTTCATGTTCTAAAGGGACATGGACAAATCACTGAAATTAACGTTGCTGAAACCTTAAAAGAAGTTCGTAGAGCTTTATTGGATGCCGATGTTAACTTTAAAATCGCTAAACAATTTACAAATACGGTAAAAGACAAGGCTTTAGGTCAAAACGTGTTGAGCTCCTTGCAACCAGGCCAGTTAATGGTGAAATTGGTTAAAGATGAATTAACAAGCTTAATGGGGGGCGAGGCAGAAGGCATCAATTTATCTGCAAATCCTTCAGTAATTTTAATGTCTGGTTTACAAGGTTCTGGTAAAACTACTTTTTCGGGCAAACTGGCTAATTTTTTAAAAACCAAAAAATCTAAAAAACCTTTATTGGTAGCCTGTGATGTGTATAGACCAGCGGCGGTTGATCAGTTACATGTAGTTGGGGATCAAATAGGGGTAGAGGTGTTTTCTGATCGAGGAAATACCGATCCTGTGGCGATTTCGAAAGCAGGTATCGCCTATGCCAAAGCGAATGGTCATAATGTGGTGATTATAGATACGGCAGGTCGTTTGGCGGTTGACGAACAAATGATGAAAGAAATTGCCGATGTTCATAAAGCTATACAGCCACAAGAAACTTTGTTTGTTGTCGATGCCATGACAGGGCAGGATGCCGTAAATACGGCAAAAGCTTTTAATGATATTCTGAATTTTGATGGGGTCATTCTAACGAAATTAGATGGTGATACGCGAGGTGGTGCCGCCATATCGATTAAGTCTGTTGTAAATAAACCAATTAAGTTTATTGGTACAGGAGAAAAAATGGATGCAATTGATGTATTCTATCCTTCTCGTATGGCAGAACGTATTTTAGGAATGGGCGATGTTGTTTCTTTAGTAGAAAGAGCTCAGGAGCAATTTGATGAAGAAGAAAGCAGAAAGTTACAGAAGAAAATTGCAAAAAATCAGTTTGGTTTTGACGACTTTTTAAGTCAGATTCAGCAAATCAAGAAAATGGGAAGCATTAAAGATTTAATGGGGATGATTCCTGGGGCAGGGAAAGCATTAAAAGGCTTAGATGTAGATGATGATGCTTTTAAACATGTTGAAGCAATTATCCATTCGATGACGCCAGTAGAACGCTCCACACCCTCAAAATTAGACGCTAGCAGGAAAAAGAGAATTGCCAAAGGCAGTGGTAGAAACATTCAAGAAGTTAACCAATTGCTAAAACAATTTGATCAAATGAGCAAAATGATGAAAATGATGCAAGGCGGTGGCGGTAAAAAAATGATGCAGATGATGGGCGCTATGAAAGGCATGAAATAA
- a CDS encoding RNA polymerase sigma factor, whose translation MSAKDENVCKEEIYKSIFVAHSKTIFNYIYYKFGNEEKAYDAVQEAFLKLWENCAKVSPAKAKSFVYTIAQNLYLNVLKAEKVRLKYADDTLRVTNESPEFLLEEKQFQEKLTKALSDLPENQRTTFLLNRIDGKKYAEIAEIENVSIKAIEKRMHLALKTLRSKIDGI comes from the coding sequence ATGAGCGCCAAAGATGAAAACGTGTGTAAGGAAGAAATATACAAATCTATTTTTGTAGCTCATTCTAAAACGATCTTTAACTATATTTATTATAAATTTGGCAATGAAGAAAAGGCATATGACGCAGTGCAGGAAGCCTTTTTAAAACTATGGGAAAATTGCGCAAAGGTAAGCCCAGCAAAAGCAAAATCGTTTGTATATACGATAGCTCAAAATCTATATTTAAATGTACTTAAAGCTGAAAAGGTGCGCCTTAAGTATGCGGATGATACACTAAGAGTAACAAACGAATCACCTGAATTTTTATTAGAAGAAAAACAATTTCAAGAAAAGTTAACTAAAGCCTTAAGTGATTTACCCGAAAATCAACGGACCACTTTTTTGCTCAACAGAATTGACGGAAAAAAATACGCTGAAATAGCTGAAATTGAAAACGTGAGTATTAAGGCCATAGAAAAAAGGATGCATTTAGCGCTAAAAACACTTAGATCGAAAATTGACGGAATTTGA
- a CDS encoding FecR family protein: protein MHENYLAKWLSNELTAAELETFQKSDEFASYQKIIKTSEGLKSPSFDMDKALSDSTSKRNSKDTKIIKMSPFKRIMRIAAAVALLLTGSYFYFNTQKNTIETALAENTSFLLPDASEVVLNADSELSYTDKNWETNRDLKLQGEAFFKVAKGQKFTVATANGSVQVLGTQFNVKSRKDFFEVTCYEGLVRVSFGKKTTELPAGTSFLVLHGKLIDSEPTDILEPSWIHNESNFKSIPLSFVLKELERQYKVTVDAKKIDVSTLFTGSFSHKNLDLALRSICQPNQLNFNLEGNKVLLYAKNAP, encoded by the coding sequence ATGCACGAAAATTATTTAGCCAAATGGCTTTCGAATGAACTAACAGCAGCGGAACTCGAGACTTTTCAAAAGTCGGATGAGTTTGCAAGCTATCAAAAAATTATTAAAACTTCGGAAGGTTTAAAATCACCTAGTTTTGATATGGATAAGGCTTTATCTGATAGTACTTCGAAAAGAAATTCTAAAGACACAAAGATCATTAAAATGAGTCCGTTTAAAAGAATAATGCGCATTGCAGCTGCTGTAGCTTTGCTATTAACGGGTTCTTATTTTTATTTTAATACCCAAAAGAATACCATTGAAACAGCTTTAGCTGAAAATACGTCATTTCTATTGCCAGATGCTTCTGAAGTAGTCTTAAATGCCGACTCTGAGCTTAGCTATACCGATAAAAATTGGGAAACGAATCGTGATTTAAAACTTCAGGGTGAAGCGTTTTTTAAGGTAGCTAAAGGACAAAAATTTACGGTAGCAACCGCAAACGGAAGCGTACAAGTTTTGGGTACTCAATTCAATGTAAAGAGTAGAAAGGACTTTTTTGAAGTAACCTGTTATGAAGGTTTAGTCCGGGTTAGCTTCGGTAAAAAAACAACAGAATTACCCGCCGGAACTTCCTTTTTAGTGCTTCATGGTAAGCTAATCGATAGCGAACCTACTGACATCCTTGAACCTTCTTGGATTCATAATGAAAGTAATTTTAAAAGTATTCCATTAAGCTTTGTTTTAAAAGAGCTTGAACGGCAATATAAAGTCACTGTCGACGCTAAAAAAATCGACGTTAGCACACTTTTTACAGGCAGTTTTAGCCATAAAAATTTAGATCTTGCGCTTCGAAGTATTTGTCAGCCTAACCAATTAAATTTTAATTTAGAAGGAAATAAAGTGCTTTTATATGCTAAAAACGCACCGTGA
- a CDS encoding TonB-dependent receptor plug domain-containing protein, which produces MLKTHREFFNLFLSLFFILGTFFCVAQEKQDTYIPLLSYLSELESRFTIKFSYVDKDLEAIRVIAPNSKDLTAILKDLEVQSQVIIQQLNERYFTVTMTTITVCGTVLNYLENGLEGADITILEENIATITTSDGSFFIENIGPKAILKIKYLGFKPYFIAADQLTSTSPCKKIWLSPIYQELDEVIVYDFLTTGLKKQQDESILLRTANFGILPGLIEPDVLQTIQALPGIKSIDETVSDINVRGGTNDQNLILWDGIKMYQSGHFFGLISAFNPYLTDKVTIIKNGTSAAYGDGVSSVIQMVSKNTLSDTLFGSAGMNFISADVFGQIPITNKVGFQFSGRRSITDFVNTPTYERFFDRAFQDSELMDQNTNDVIDQKEDFYFYDFTGKLLYDINEQQKLRFSFISINNVLDYQEENSTTSETTKSTLEQTNLSIGANLESQWNADFLTRVNIYYTRYNLDSDNKVSNSVQELSQRNQVLETAVQLNSSYTFSSLLNWENGYQFSEVGITNFTNVTQPPFRSNTKGVIRTHALFSELNYSSYNKKLWMRAGIRANYIENIDTFRKVVIEPRVNMAYTLLEAVKVSFQGEFKSQTTNQVTDLKQNFLGIEKRRWVLADENTLPITQSKQASIGISYDKNKLYVGLEGFYKFVKGISTLTQGFQNEDQFNGELGQYTVNGLEFLINQKTRTLSNWFTYTYNNNRYRFNSLTPSNFPNNLDITHTLTLASTYTYQNLKLGVGLNYRSGRPYTKPQEGSAAVNTNTFPFVINYQNTNSSRLPDYLRADVSLLYDFKITKRIKATMGASVLNVFDQKNILNTYYRLNDANEIETIENLSLGITPQISFRAFF; this is translated from the coding sequence ATGCTAAAAACGCACCGTGAATTTTTTAATTTATTTTTAAGCCTCTTTTTTATTTTAGGTACCTTTTTTTGTGTAGCACAAGAAAAACAAGATACATATATTCCATTACTAAGCTATTTAAGCGAACTTGAAAGTAGGTTTACTATTAAATTCTCTTATGTCGATAAAGATCTAGAAGCCATACGTGTCATTGCGCCTAATTCAAAAGATCTCACTGCGATTTTAAAAGATCTTGAAGTACAAAGCCAAGTAATCATTCAACAGCTCAATGAACGTTATTTTACAGTAACTATGACTACAATTACTGTGTGTGGTACGGTTTTAAATTACCTTGAAAATGGGTTAGAAGGTGCAGATATTACGATTCTTGAAGAAAACATAGCCACAATCACCACAAGTGATGGCAGTTTTTTTATTGAGAATATAGGCCCTAAGGCTATCTTAAAAATAAAATATTTAGGCTTTAAACCCTATTTTATTGCCGCAGACCAACTAACAAGTACTTCCCCTTGTAAAAAAATATGGCTTAGCCCTATTTATCAAGAACTAGATGAAGTGATTGTCTACGATTTTTTAACTACGGGACTAAAAAAACAACAAGATGAAAGCATTTTGCTGCGGACGGCTAATTTTGGAATTCTCCCTGGATTGATAGAACCCGATGTTTTACAAACTATCCAAGCCCTACCCGGTATAAAAAGTATTGACGAAACCGTTTCTGATATTAATGTTCGAGGTGGCACTAATGACCAAAATTTAATACTATGGGATGGCATTAAAATGTATCAATCAGGTCACTTTTTTGGTTTAATTTCAGCATTTAATCCTTATTTGACAGATAAGGTAACGATTATAAAAAATGGCACTAGTGCTGCCTACGGCGATGGGGTTAGCAGTGTTATTCAAATGGTATCGAAAAACACCCTGTCAGATACTCTTTTTGGTAGTGCGGGTATGAATTTTATTAGTGCCGATGTTTTTGGCCAAATTCCTATAACAAATAAAGTAGGTTTCCAGTTTTCTGGGAGAAGGTCTATTACTGATTTTGTCAACACACCTACCTACGAACGTTTTTTTGATCGGGCTTTTCAAGATTCTGAGCTGATGGACCAAAATACAAATGATGTTATCGATCAGAAGGAAGATTTTTACTTTTACGATTTTACTGGTAAACTATTGTATGATATTAATGAACAACAAAAACTTAGATTCAGCTTTATTAGCATCAATAATGTACTTGACTACCAAGAAGAGAATAGCACCACTAGTGAAACTACAAAAAGTACTTTAGAGCAAACTAACCTATCAATAGGTGCTAATTTAGAAAGTCAATGGAATGCTGATTTTTTAACACGTGTCAATATCTATTACACAAGGTACAATTTAGATTCTGATAATAAAGTATCAAATTCTGTTCAAGAATTATCTCAACGTAATCAAGTTCTCGAAACAGCTGTTCAGCTTAACTCATCATATACCTTTTCGAGCCTATTGAACTGGGAAAACGGCTATCAATTTAGTGAAGTTGGAATTACAAACTTTACCAATGTAACACAGCCACCTTTTAGAAGCAATACCAAGGGGGTTATCAGAACGCATGCCCTATTCTCAGAGTTGAACTATAGCTCATACAATAAAAAATTATGGATGCGTGCAGGCATAAGAGCTAATTATATTGAAAATATAGATACGTTTCGAAAAGTAGTGATAGAACCTAGAGTTAATATGGCTTATACACTGCTAGAGGCTGTAAAAGTAAGTTTTCAGGGAGAATTTAAAAGCCAAACCACCAACCAAGTCACCGATTTAAAACAGAACTTTTTAGGCATTGAAAAAAGAAGATGGGTTTTAGCCGATGAAAATACATTGCCCATTACGCAGAGTAAACAAGCATCAATAGGTATTAGTTACGATAAAAATAAATTATATGTTGGTCTTGAAGGCTTCTACAAATTTGTTAAGGGTATTAGTACCTTAACGCAAGGGTTTCAAAATGAAGACCAATTTAATGGAGAGCTTGGTCAATATACTGTCAATGGACTAGAGTTTTTAATCAATCAGAAAACAAGAACGCTTAGTAATTGGTTTACCTATACTTACAATAATAATAGGTATAGGTTTAATAGCCTGACGCCTTCTAACTTTCCTAACAATTTAGATATCACTCATACCCTGACTTTGGCGAGTACCTACACCTATCAAAATTTAAAATTAGGAGTGGGATTAAATTATAGAAGCGGCCGACCTTATACAAAACCGCAAGAAGGTAGTGCGGCAGTAAACACCAATACCTTCCCGTTTGTCATTAATTATCAAAATACCAATAGTAGCAGGCTGCCTGATTATTTGAGAGCTGATGTTTCTTTACTTTATGATTTTAAAATCACTAAAAGAATAAAAGCTACCATGGGTGCATCGGTCTTAAATGTTTTTGATCAAAAAAATATTTTAAATACCTATTACCGTTTAAATGATGCCAATGAAATTGAAACTATAGAAAACCTGTCTTTAGGCATTACGCCTCAAATTAGTTTTAGAGCGTTTTTTTAG